aacaggtctcaagacagaaagcattcagatagcagtctgattcaaacaatatgtgtTTGTTCCTatgatttacacattcataaatatctacatactacatcaacaatgttttgctgtaagtgaatgatcacgacagaaagacattaCTGTTCTGGATTTTGAGCAgtgtgcagctgaagtggttcaaccagaggaaatgattcataatttatcggctaaaatatatcggcctaaatttgaTTATCCACCGTTACCGatgacattaaaaatgaccatttatcggccgataccgatatggccgataatttattgtgcatccctaatcTACACCATTATTATGCAACTAGGGGTTTTAACCGCAAGTTTGTGGAGATGTAAAAACATTGTGATTGGCTAGTTAAATtgaaaaatacattacaatGAATATTGTGTTACTTGACAGGTAACGCAGCCGTGATCAAGCCATCTGAAGTGAGTGCGCACACTGCCAAAGTAATGGAGGATCTTTTACCTCTCTACCTCGACAAAGTAAGATCTGGTTGTCATTCATTTttgaataaatactgtaaaaaatcgTTTGGTGTATTGGATAAATGACCTTGAGGCCAGTTTGTCTAGTCAAATCAGATTAAAGCATTCAAGAAAGCATtaatgttaaaggagtagttcacctgattaaaacctttttttcataatttgctTATCCTCGTCATGcaaacaaattatttaatattaaaatgttataatgtAATCTTATATGGCATCCATTGAAGCTATACGGTGTAATgagtatactgtacagtataactGACAACTACCCGTTCTGATGTTCACAATCTCAGGAGATGTATCCTGTTGTCACTGGTGGTGTCGCGGAGACCCAAGAGTTGCTCAAGCAGCGTTTTGATCATATCTTCTACACTGGAAATGGTATGGTGGCTAAAATCATCATGGTGGCAGCGGCTCAATATTTAACCCCTGTCACTCTGGAGCTGGGAGGAAAGAGCCCGTGCTACATCGACAACAACTGTGACCTCGCTGTTGCCTGCCGGTCAGTTGAAGTCCTTGTTTCTTTCGTTGTATTAAAGTTGTGAAAAGATTTGGAGAAAACAGTTTCTCTGTTGTGTTGCCACAGGCGTATAGCTTGGGGCAAGTATACAAACTGTGGTCAGACCTGCATTGCTCCAGACTACATACTCTGCGACCCCAGTATCCAAGACAGAGTGATAGAAGAGATCGAGAAGAATATTAAGGTATGTGTGATTATTATTTACACCACTAGAACAAATGGAGATACAATGTGAACCTATTAGTCATGAtacatgtttaaatgtaaaatgtagtcCTAGCACACAAACtgtatgttttttaatgttttgtaacTTGTGAACAGAATGTGTCCAAAATACTTACATTTCAAACTTCTTGAGgtttgatgttttttatattctgcCATAAAAAGTGCAAATGACTTTTTAAAGTCCATTAGGAatttataaatgttgtttttaaaaagacttctctattatttgctgaaaatgGGAGTCTGGCTATGGGATTGTCTGAGTATTAAACTCGATCACCTGTGGCTGTTTCCAGGAAAAACACATACTGATATACTTGCTTACTTTGAATGCAAACTTAggcactttggataaaagcgtctgccaaatgcataaatgtgaaagTTAACACTTGCTTGTGCTCATCAGGGATAACTTTTACATCTCTAAACTTTTACATACAACATTGCCGCATCTGTTCCAAAATTGTTTGTAAAGATCGGTttagtattaaaatacattaactaaaatgagaaacaaaattcACATTCTGACTGGAGTCATAAAAGCTAATATACTTCTATTTATGATTATCAGGACTTCTATACAGAAAATCCCTAAACATGCCCAGATTATGGACGCATCATCAATCAGCGTCACTTCAAGAGAGTGATGGCAATGCTAGAGGACGGCACTGTAGCGGTGGGGGGAGAAAACGACGAGTCAGACTGCTACATTGGTAAAGTCATTATAGCTTGATTACGTTAACCATTAAGTGTATAATATTATATTCACTAGtcattatattttttcacttaTAGTCATTAAAAACCCTCTCTGTGAGATGAGGGTCTGTGCCATCGGGGGGCTACcagaatatattattatatatttgacTAATCTATTATAACTTTTCAATGTGTTTTACTCTTTTAACTGCAATAAATATATGACTccttcaataaataaatgatttcatACATCTTGACTTAACAAGAGTTAATAAAACGGATGCTTTGTTTAATCCTATATATAACTGTgtattttcttttatctttaCCCTTCACAGCCCCAACTATTTTAAGAGACGTGAAGCCGGATGCAAAGGTCATGCAGGAGGAGATCTTTGGGCCTCTATTGCCCATCCTGTCAGTGAGGAGTGCAGATGAAGCCATCAAATTTATCAATGAAAGAGAAAAACCCCTTGCACTGTACATCTTCTCTGAAAACAACAAGGTTAAAACTTATTTACTGAATTTAtgatatataaattgtatttaagACACATTTATACCTTTTGCTAAACTCTACTTTTCATTTCAGCTGATTAAGCGTATGATTGCAGAGACCTCTAGTGGCGGAGTGTTGGCCAATGACTGTTTGATCCACTTCTCAGTCAACACTTTGCCCTTTGGTGGAGTTGGTAGGTTTTTGTAAAAggatattattttttgttaatgaaAAATTTTTGTAACAGGATATTAataggatttgttattttttaaacacacactTCATTATCTTTTCTGATTGAGAGTAACTCAGCTCTCTGGCTCTCTCTACAGGTAACAGTGGGATGGGCTGCTATCACGGCCAGTTCAGTTTTGATCGGTTGAGTCACCTGCGAGGCTGTCT
The Triplophysa rosa linkage group LG19, Trosa_1v2, whole genome shotgun sequence genome window above contains:
- the LOC130570254 gene encoding LOW QUALITY PROTEIN: aldehyde dehydrogenase family 3 member A2-like (The sequence of the model RefSeq protein was modified relative to this genomic sequence to represent the inferred CDS: substituted 1 base at 1 genomic stop codon); amino-acid sequence: MEDLLPLYLDKEMYPVVTGGVAETQELLKQRFDHIFYTGNGMVAKIIMVAAAQYLTPVTLELGGKSPCYIDNNCDLAVACRRIAWGKYTNCGQTCIAPDYILCDPSIQDRVIEEIEKNIKDFYTENPXTCPDYGRIINQRHFKRVMAMLEDGTVAVGGENDESDCYIAPTILRDVKPDAKVMQEEIFGPLLPILSVRSADEAIKFINEREKPLALYIFSENNKLIKRMIAETSSGGVLANDCLIHFSVNTLPFGGVGNSGMGCYHGQFSFDRLSHLRGCLIKQLKMEGVNKMRYPPHTAEKLGWARFLILKQVDLGSLGRMALLALLAIFIAVILQKYFTD